The stretch of DNA GCGAGCGAACCAATTAAGCAAGGGATCAAATATTTGGTGGAAtaatcattaaattaaattgtttgtCGATGGCCCACGAGTCGACCACGGGAATTCATGCAGCCTGCACCCACTTAATTCTTAAGATCAATAACGCATGCAAGAtgtaccccccccccccaaaaaaaaaaaatatatatgctaataataataacatcaacagcaaagcaaagcaaagcaaagcaacGCATGCATGCAACAACTCGATCGACACATCCATCCacctttttaattttgtttatcacATTCACATGCTAATCTTTaatttggtcccccaaattAATTACCATGCTTAGTCAAGGAATCAAAACATGCATCTTCGCACGGTTTAATCTATCTATCTAGGCCATACGATTCATTACCTTGTGTTAATGTTGGATTTGGATTTAATTGCAACATGTTCCCTAGCTAGCTATATGATTTTacctttttataaataaataaataaataatttgtgaGATAATATATAAAGACATGATGATAGCATGCATGCACCAACAAagaaaattaatgattaaatactagttttaattttatgaaaaggTGGCCGCCGACTGCTGATCAGACCcttccatttatatatatatatatatatatattttgttgttcttcctttcctttttaatattttgtcacaaCCTTGGATTGGATATGTGAGTTAAATCAATGAATTAAagaaatcatcatcatcatctttcttaaatttgtcaaaaatttaaaatttaaatatgggTTTCAgctaataattaaatcaaatcaaaagaaggaaagaaatttgGGCAAACAGAGCTTCTAGGTCCCCGTTTGGATGAGGATAAAGGAATAAAAAGGAAGTCAAGATTTTCTAAGTCAAGCATAtttccttcccttttttttttataaaatttgttgacttttgcaaaaacaaaaacaaagataaaaacTACAATTTCACATCAATCCTAAAAAAATTCCAATTGAGGTGAGGTAAGGCGAGGCAAGGTGCTTGGAGTTAGTGATTAGTAAAATTCTACCCTCAATTGTACTTGGGAAGCGTTTGTTAAACTGaacaagataagaaaataagttcagaataatttttggatttaagatataaaatggtcaagataaagttgagaagtattttaaaatttatatcaagttgtttgttaaattttttgaaatgcattagAGGACACGtaagtcattttttttcttatatgtaaggaccaatatatgtttatcttgagGAGATGAGAGATatgcatatcttgaaaaatcaagataaaaggtcattaataattttttcaaaaatgatcaaataacCTTAACAAACATATTCGAAATGATAGAAATGTGAGATGCATctcatatcttaatttttttatctcatatCTTGTTTAACAAATACCCTcttaatataaatattgttcttacaattttttatatctaaaacaaaaaaaaaatcatcaaaataaatttcactTTATTAAATACTATTGCTTGTACTACTATTCTCATATAAAAGGATGTGTTCAACAAGTTCAACCCAATTCACTTTTGtatactttattattattattgttcaaGTGGACAAGTCTGGATCAGGTGGAGGCCAATTGACAAttgttgataaaattaaaattaaccaTTATCATACGTTTAACGTGCAACTTACTCCGTTGCCTGGCTATTAGAAACACGAAAATGAACAGCTTGTTGAAATCAGTGCTTTTGTCATCTTCCAATTTCAATCTCTTCTAGATATCCAAACACATCCCTCgtgtattatattattattattactactaTATCTATATGATGATAACACTACTAAGATATATAATCGATTAAAAAGGACATACATTGATGTACCAAGATTGACAACGAACGTGccacataaaaaattaatttatgacGGAGTGTTTGCTATAATAATAATGCACATAATAATTAACAGGTCAGACGTCTTTATTGATCGTTCGTGTTCTGTAacatatttgattttaataataatttgaagatgaagtattctatatattattacatgAATTAAGGAATTAATAAATCAAGGTTGATACATCACATTCTAAACTaatgttttctgttttctttttttgtagtgcaaGCTAGTACGTGTGGGGTCCAGGGGGTAGCTCGGGCCTCGactttttagtaaaaatatattttagaaacatttgatattttcatttaaaattcgATAGCTCTTCTcgtaatcaaaaaaaaaaaaaaaaaaaaaaaaagaaattactgCAGAGTTTTGGAAATATATAATTGACTGACATGAAACACTTTGTCGTTTCTATTTCTAAGTGGAATCCCACTGTCATTCATTTATCTAATCAATGCATGGAGAATTACAATTACAAGTTTTAAAGAACAAAATTCAACCATTCTcgtatttgtttgtttgtgagTCGTGGTATTCGTACAAGGGAGGGAGAATTTATCGGGATATTCTCTtttatcttctctcttctcttccccctctaaCAAGTGcacctctctctcctctttctcttttAGCATTGTCTCTTATAGCCTTCCTCTCGTCTCCTCCCTCGTTGCTATATCTTTGTCAGATCCACCAGTGTTACTTACCTCACCTCTTGTGACAATGACGAAGACCTAGCCATGTGACGGCGAGTGTGAGGTAGCGATCAACAGTTGATAGTGTTGAAAGgggaggaaaaaagaaaagagaataaagaaagaaaagataaaataatcattaagagaaaaaaataaaggtaaattaattttttcaagtcACTTATAAACTCACCTAAAAAACCCAATCTATACAAATACCCAATCTATACAAATAGGATTTTCCTTTGTCTCTGTAGGTAATTCATTGGACATTCGAGAAACGTAGTATGTGTTGGGGCATGGTAATGGTATGTATGGCCAATTATAATTTGGGCACTGCAGGTCAATCGTGACAACGAGACCATTCTTGAGCACAACTGTAGTGCAGTGTCCTCATAGAATATTTGGCTAACCATGGTTGGCCGCGTTTTCCAAATAGGCAAATACGTTACAGTTTTCAAAGTCATCGTCTTCACGACAACCAATCAGAAGTAGGCCTCCTAATTTAATCCCTCTCTGGAGTCTAGACTCCGTCCGCCTCTTCCATCTTGAATTCCCCGACCCCTCTCCTCCCCCATCAAACCCTACcgccttcttcctcctcttcctctctctatatatatcttattcTCCCCTCCTCGTCCCTTTGTAATGTAATTCAAGTTCTTCACACCGACCAACTTGCAAGGAAACGGACCAAGTTAACAACGAGTTGCCGCCGTTTGATCAATTTCTGGGTTAGATTGCTGTAATTAATTGAGTAGAATTCCTTCGACATCGACGATGATGGAGTGGTTGAGGTATTACCTGTCGGAGCACCCGGCGATCGTGGGATTCAGGTGGAGCCACACCCAATCATGGGGTTCCACCTGGCTCTTCCTTTtcacctccatctccttctacATCGCCTTCTCCCTCTTCCTCCACCTCCTCCTCACCCTACTCCGCCCGAGCCGCCGCCCCGTCCCGCTGGGCCCCATCCCCGCCCTCCACAGCCTCGCCATGGCCCTCATCTCCGCCACCATCTTCACCGGGATCCTCGTCTCCGCTGCAGCCGAGATCCGGGAGACCCGGTGGTTCTGGCGGCGGTCCAAGACCCCCTTCCAGTGGCTCCTCTGCTTCCCCCTCGGCACCCGCCCTTCCGGACGCGTCTTCTTCTGGTCGTACGTCTTCTACCTCTCCCGCTTCCTCCACACCCTCCGTACCGTCTTCGCCATCTTCGGCCGGCGCCAGCTCTCCTTCTTCCGCCTCTTCAACCACTCCATACTCATCTGCACCTCCTTCCTCTGGCTCGAATTCTCCCAGTCCTTTCAGGTCGTCGGCATTATGCTCGCCACCGCCGTGTACGCTGTGGTATACGGGTACCGCTTCTGGACGGCAATTGGGTTGCGGGGCGCCTGCTTCCCCTTCGTGGTGAGTTGTCGGATGGTGCTTCTGAGCTGCAACACACTCTGCCAATTCGGAGTGCTTTTGCTGCATCTTCTGAAAGGGGGATGCAACGGAATTGGGGCTTGGCTGTTCAATTGCGTTCTCAACGCTGCCATTCTGTTGCTGTTGTTGATCTTCTACGTCAAAGGGCGTCACCGGAAGAGAAAGGTCGGTGATTTCGACCCAGATATTGACCTGGTCGTCAAACACAAGCAAATTTGAGTCCTGCTTCTCTTCTgggttttttgtattttttattttttcttttctctagtGTCgtcattttgttaattatcgGGGGGCAATTGAAACGATTGCCGCTTGGAATTTGTAGAAATTTATTAGTtagtacacacacacacacacatatatatatatatatgtatgtaaaggCGGACAAGAAGAGTTGTGCAATTCAGCCATCTTAGCGCGTTTTCTTCTCACAGGCTCTCtcttaataatttgttttgtgCCTTGCTGGAAGCTAATGTAAACTGGAAGAGAACTGACAGTTTGTAGAAGTGGGGAAAGAAAGAACAGTATATATTTCATCACATTATTGAGAGTGGTTGCAGTGAAATTATGATAAATGGGAACGCTGGAATGACATGGACTTGGAATGCTTCTCCTGCTTGGTTCCAATCCAATGGAATCTCTTCAGTTTCGGCCT from Diospyros lotus cultivar Yz01 chromosome 6, ASM1463336v1, whole genome shotgun sequence encodes:
- the LOC127803057 gene encoding elongation of fatty acids protein 3-like, with protein sequence MMEWLRYYLSEHPAIVGFRWSHTQSWGSTWLFLFTSISFYIAFSLFLHLLLTLLRPSRRPVPLGPIPALHSLAMALISATIFTGILVSAAAEIRETRWFWRRSKTPFQWLLCFPLGTRPSGRVFFWSYVFYLSRFLHTLRTVFAIFGRRQLSFFRLFNHSILICTSFLWLEFSQSFQVVGIMLATAVYAVVYGYRFWTAIGLRGACFPFVVSCRMVLLSCNTLCQFGVLLLHLLKGGCNGIGAWLFNCVLNAAILLLLLIFYVKGRHRKRKVGDFDPDIDLVVKHKQI